In a genomic window of Halobiforma lacisalsi AJ5:
- a CDS encoding IS701-like element ISHala1 family transposase, with translation MMPITEFLSCTRVFDEFESLSPAQRHHAKTYATGLVAASNKTVAGIAREVLPAKGKRALNKFFTEYDWDEQQFNHERLEELQKHGETRWSQGGYIILDDTITEKAGDEVPGVGHFYDHAEGDTVWGQDLIYAFYADDKTAYPLTFRLYEKQDEDDQDHDTKYDLAREIVTELEEEVGVPADTYLFDSWFAHDSGLVEHIESYGKDWIGPLRSNRQVTYGGEELSVDALAERIDTAERNIEDDTYHIWTKKLPVSQLGDVKLVIAEKETDEDEENPVKYLATNKIDAPTEHVIRSYGMRWRIETFFEDSKQDLGFGDCEMQTDEGASRHWHLLMAAYSLVRLDPESSALGTVRSKASSLRANLEHSLKEAVYNLLSWVRDNDDRGIDDLMTEIDHLFVHSTADANVQS, from the coding sequence ATGATGCCGATTACGGAGTTCTTGTCGTGTACGCGTGTGTTCGACGAGTTCGAGTCGCTGTCTCCAGCCCAGCGCCATCACGCGAAAACCTACGCCACCGGTCTTGTTGCGGCCAGCAACAAGACCGTGGCAGGCATCGCACGCGAAGTCCTTCCAGCCAAGGGCAAACGCGCCCTCAACAAGTTCTTCACCGAGTACGACTGGGACGAACAGCAATTCAACCACGAACGCCTCGAAGAACTCCAAAAACACGGTGAAACGCGCTGGTCACAGGGTGGTTACATCATCCTCGACGACACGATCACCGAGAAAGCCGGGGACGAAGTCCCCGGCGTCGGCCACTTCTACGATCACGCTGAAGGTGACACTGTCTGGGGCCAAGACCTCATCTACGCCTTCTACGCCGACGATAAAACCGCCTACCCACTCACTTTCCGCCTCTACGAAAAACAGGACGAAGATGACCAAGACCACGACACCAAGTACGATCTCGCCCGCGAGATCGTCACCGAACTCGAAGAAGAGGTAGGTGTGCCTGCGGACACCTACCTCTTCGACTCGTGGTTCGCTCACGATTCTGGTCTCGTTGAACACATCGAATCCTACGGCAAGGACTGGATCGGCCCGCTCCGGAGCAATCGACAGGTGACCTACGGCGGAGAAGAGCTAAGCGTCGATGCGCTGGCAGAGCGCATCGACACCGCAGAGCGCAACATCGAGGACGATACCTACCACATCTGGACGAAGAAGCTTCCCGTCTCCCAGCTGGGAGACGTGAAGCTGGTTATCGCCGAGAAAGAGACCGATGAAGACGAAGAGAATCCGGTCAAGTACCTCGCTACGAACAAAATCGACGCACCGACCGAGCACGTGATCCGCTCTTACGGGATGCGCTGGCGCATCGAGACGTTCTTCGAGGACTCGAAGCAGGATCTCGGCTTTGGAGACTGCGAGATGCAGACCGACGAAGGTGCCAGTCGTCACTGGCACCTTCTGATGGCTGCCTACAGTCTCGTTCGTCTTGATCCTGAGTCGAGCGCCTTGGGGACTGTTCGCTCGAAGGCGTCATCGCTTCGAGCGAACCTCGAACACTCCCTGAAGGAAGCCGTCTACAACCTTCTCTCGTGGGTTCGAGACAACGATGATCGCGGTATCGATGACTTGATGACCGAGATCGACCACCTCTTCGTTCACTCAACCGCTGACGCTAACGTGCAAAGCTGA
- a CDS encoding restriction endonuclease: MAREDTDLPFGDAFSPKQLDTKDERGPLSVVLEMVEEYEGRPEEFDTAIQERFFPEDDGTRAKNVRLGLEPSGYQIVGSGFEFTSLGRQLYELRNQPDELHDRFAQHILRNLHGLKGIEIVDDLRAQGKSTTNSNVKQEFRDQYGFHIDETSNHWSQMRAWLSEAGVVNTGTHHYDIDRSRIQELIGVDSNEVIALDDLTDEQQSFLRALALINPDGPIKNSVVRKIAENAYGVDIDQSGIGRKTLDPLEEAGYIEWTHVSGKPNLVEPTDEFDAEILKPILDDLAERTGVPRSVLRKSYKELLEEMDEGNSHERGVALETLAVKIGRTLGMEFVGWRVRGRNTGGSEVDVVFDDIGPLFNRVQIQCKNTKKQIRSKHVAREVGISRMLQTNSILMIARGGVSSEAKRFSNRVMQKENISIVFLTGEDIKKLDTDTDHLLYSLEGESRRVHSLKQMDKKSGVEEEEEQSQFTKEQQALEKFEDELEVTETHEDMDLTTFTE, from the coding sequence ATGGCTCGAGAGGATACGGATCTACCCTTTGGTGATGCCTTTTCTCCAAAACAACTTGATACGAAAGATGAACGTGGCCCTCTCTCGGTTGTTCTCGAGATGGTTGAGGAATATGAGGGAAGACCGGAAGAGTTCGATACTGCCATCCAAGAACGGTTTTTTCCCGAAGACGATGGTACTCGAGCGAAAAACGTCCGTCTCGGTCTTGAGCCAAGTGGCTACCAAATAGTTGGTTCTGGCTTTGAATTCACCAGTCTTGGGAGGCAACTCTATGAACTCCGAAATCAACCGGATGAACTACATGACCGCTTTGCTCAACACATTCTTCGGAACCTGCACGGACTCAAGGGGATCGAAATCGTTGACGATCTTCGAGCGCAAGGCAAGAGTACCACAAATAGTAACGTCAAGCAGGAATTCCGTGACCAGTACGGCTTCCACATCGATGAAACCTCGAATCACTGGTCTCAAATGCGTGCATGGCTCTCAGAGGCCGGTGTTGTAAACACTGGGACACATCACTACGATATTGATCGGTCCCGGATCCAGGAACTCATCGGTGTCGATTCGAACGAGGTCATCGCTTTGGACGACTTAACAGATGAGCAGCAATCTTTCCTCCGCGCCTTAGCCCTCATCAATCCAGATGGACCGATTAAGAACAGTGTAGTCCGAAAAATAGCTGAAAACGCATACGGTGTAGATATCGACCAAAGCGGAATTGGCCGGAAAACCTTAGATCCACTCGAAGAAGCAGGATACATCGAGTGGACACATGTTTCTGGGAAACCGAATCTTGTAGAACCGACGGATGAATTCGATGCAGAGATCCTCAAGCCGATACTGGATGATCTAGCGGAGCGAACTGGTGTCCCTCGATCAGTTCTTCGAAAGTCCTACAAAGAACTACTTGAGGAGATGGATGAAGGGAATAGTCATGAAAGGGGGGTCGCCCTGGAGACTCTTGCCGTAAAGATCGGCCGAACGTTAGGAATGGAGTTTGTCGGATGGCGCGTTCGCGGTCGGAATACCGGGGGATCAGAGGTTGATGTAGTGTTTGATGATATTGGGCCCCTTTTCAATCGAGTACAAATCCAGTGCAAAAATACGAAGAAGCAAATCAGATCAAAACACGTCGCTCGAGAAGTGGGTATTTCTCGAATGCTACAGACAAACTCTATTTTAATGATTGCTCGAGGCGGAGTAAGTTCGGAAGCAAAGCGGTTCTCTAACCGAGTTATGCAAAAGGAGAATATTTCTATTGTCTTTTTGACTGGCGAAGATATCAAAAAGTTAGATACAGATACGGATCATCTACTTTACTCTCTAGAAGGTGAATCAAGGCGGGTTCACAGCCTAAAGCAAATGGACAAAAAAAGCGGTGTGGAAGAAGAAGAAGAGCAAAGTCAGTTTACGAAAGAACAGCAGGCACTCGAAAAGTTTGAGGACGAATTAGAAGTAACTGAAACTCACGAAGATATGGATCTCACTACATTTACTGAATAA
- a CDS encoding tyrosine-type recombinase/integrase: MNLQQHEKRDDMKVWLSQDEVTALLEAADDTQQRIAFALGARCGLRSHEVLDVAPEDVVDTDAGTMLRIWHGKGDQFRETPVPQELATTIRTIDDYRDASASSSLVEVSSTRSLRRWLRSAADQLYDETGDAGWSHLGFHDLRRTWATALASADVDPLLVCDWGGWNDLETFLEHYRGSYSPEAQQRERSKVEWL, from the coding sequence ATGAATCTCCAACAGCACGAGAAGCGCGACGACATGAAAGTGTGGCTCAGTCAGGACGAAGTGACGGCACTTCTCGAGGCTGCCGACGACACCCAGCAGCGGATCGCCTTCGCACTCGGTGCGCGTTGCGGGCTCCGGTCCCACGAAGTGCTCGACGTCGCTCCCGAGGACGTCGTCGATACCGACGCCGGAACGATGCTCCGTATCTGGCACGGGAAGGGTGACCAGTTCCGGGAGACGCCCGTCCCGCAAGAACTCGCGACGACCATCCGGACGATCGACGACTATCGCGACGCATCAGCCAGTTCGTCGCTCGTCGAGGTCTCGAGTACGCGATCGCTTCGGCGCTGGCTTCGCTCGGCCGCTGACCAGCTCTACGATGAGACCGGCGACGCTGGATGGTCCCACCTTGGGTTCCATGACCTCCGTCGAACCTGGGCGACCGCGCTCGCATCAGCCGACGTCGATCCGCTCTTGGTGTGTGACTGGGGTGGCTGGAACGATCTCGAGACGTTCCTCGAGCACTATCGAGGAAGCTACAGTCCAGAAGCCCAGCAGCGGGAAAGAAGCAAGGTCGAATGGTTATAG
- a CDS encoding Ntn hydrolase family protein: MTVGIGVISTGGDTEQAVIAADRLVTTGHTNRVEFEHTQSKIEEILCTSRVTSMIAASGSLSLADDVIYKLQSGLAEDPPESVRDVADETVKAFQKMERETINNQILSPLDISLQDLKSDDTHLSEQIEAQLLEAIYNKKEEIEQQLTLLLCGIDEDGPHIFSIQGADKARHDQIGYHTIGSGSQSAQLTFTRSQYDLNCSLSNALLTTYEAKRRAEEAQGVGRNLDIAVIREGEYEELDSSELQNLKEMLSTIREEKSDTRQNTIDQESIFDDQGSDQ, from the coding sequence ATGACTGTTGGCATCGGAGTAATTTCAACAGGCGGTGACACAGAACAGGCAGTCATTGCCGCTGACCGACTAGTGACTACTGGACACACGAATCGAGTAGAATTCGAGCATACACAGAGTAAAATAGAAGAAATACTCTGCACCTCGAGAGTTACTTCAATGATAGCTGCCTCAGGATCACTTTCGTTGGCAGATGATGTAATATATAAATTACAATCAGGACTTGCGGAAGACCCGCCGGAAAGTGTACGTGATGTAGCTGATGAAACTGTAAAGGCTTTTCAGAAAATGGAAAGAGAGACAATAAATAACCAAATACTAAGTCCTCTTGATATATCCCTCCAGGATTTAAAATCAGATGACACACATCTATCAGAGCAAATTGAAGCACAGTTGCTTGAGGCGATATATAATAAGAAAGAGGAAATAGAACAACAACTGACGTTATTACTATGCGGAATAGACGAAGACGGGCCACATATATTCTCAATTCAGGGTGCAGATAAGGCTCGGCACGATCAAATTGGCTATCATACAATCGGTAGTGGTAGCCAATCAGCACAGTTGACTTTCACAAGATCTCAGTATGACCTCAACTGTAGTCTTTCAAATGCACTTCTTACAACCTATGAAGCCAAGCGGAGAGCTGAAGAAGCTCAAGGAGTTGGACGGAATTTGGACATAGCTGTGATTAGAGAAGGCGAATATGAGGAACTTGATAGCAGTGAACTCCAGAATCTTAAAGAAATGCTTTCAACAATTAGGGAAGAGAAGTCTGACACAAGGCAAAACACTATTGACCAGGAGTCTATATTTGATGATCAGGGGTCAGACCAATGA